The bacterium genome includes a window with the following:
- a CDS encoding acetyltransferase has protein sequence MAGVPTLLIGAGGHAKVLADIIHLTPGLVLVAVLDDDPAKRGSKLGGVEILGPTGLMRERPRGVEACVVGIGRNSIRARFFDEARSLGYALPAVVHPDSVIAADVVIPDGLCVMACAVVNPGSELGVDVVLNTHSSVDHDNRIGDHAHLHPGAVLAGGVEVGAYTYIGTNATVNPYLKVGARSMVGSGAVVTENIPDGVVAMGVPARIVRAWDGV, from the coding sequence ATGGCAGGCGTTCCGACTCTGCTCATCGGTGCCGGTGGACACGCCAAGGTGCTGGCGGATATAATCCACCTCACACCCGGCTTGGTCCTGGTTGCCGTTCTCGACGACGATCCGGCCAAACGGGGCTCGAAACTGGGCGGGGTGGAGATTCTCGGTCCCACGGGGCTGATGCGTGAGCGTCCCAGGGGGGTCGAGGCTTGTGTGGTCGGCATCGGGCGCAACTCTATCCGGGCGCGGTTTTTCGATGAAGCCCGTTCCCTGGGCTACGCGCTGCCGGCGGTTGTGCACCCCGACTCCGTGATCGCCGCCGACGTGGTAATCCCCGACGGGCTCTGCGTCATGGCGTGTGCGGTCGTGAATCCGGGCAGCGAGCTGGGGGTGGACGTCGTACTAAACACCCATTCCTCGGTGGATCATGACAACCGTATCGGCGATCACGCCCACCTCCATCCCGGGGCGGTCCTGGCCGGGGGCGTGGAGGTGGGGGCGTACACTTACATCGGCACCAACGCAACGGTGAATCCCTATCTCAAGGTCGGCGCCCGCTCCATGGTCGGCAGCGGCGCCGTCGTAACCGAGAACATCCCGGACGGGGTCGTGGCCATGGGCGTACCGGCCAGAATCGTCCGCGCCTGGGATGGGGTTTAA
- a CDS encoding ketoacyl-ACP synthase III produces the protein MARGAGIIGVGAYLPEKVLNNFDLEKIVDTSDEWIKTRTGMWERHIAADNEASSDMAFAASQAALEMSGLDPLALNAIIVATVTPDYMFPATACLLQDRLGARNAGGFDLSAGCAGFASALSVADAYIRSEIMENVLVVGVELLTRITDWTDRDTCVLFGDGAGAVVVSPVDEGEGILAHFLKADGGSGMHLWQPGGGSRNPATHETVDKRMHYVRMSGQDVFKGGVRAMVEGAQEVLKKAGYTEEDVDLLVPHQANLRIIEAVRKRLDIPPERAFVNIQRQANTSAATLPICFEEAYRTGRLKRGDLVCTTTFGAGFAWAANLLRWCI, from the coding sequence ATGGCACGTGGCGCGGGTATCATCGGAGTGGGGGCCTACCTTCCCGAGAAGGTGCTCAACAACTTCGATCTCGAGAAGATTGTGGACACCTCGGACGAGTGGATCAAGACGCGGACCGGCATGTGGGAGCGGCACATCGCCGCCGACAACGAAGCCTCCAGCGACATGGCCTTCGCCGCTTCCCAGGCCGCCCTGGAGATGTCCGGTCTGGACCCCCTGGCCCTGAACGCCATCATCGTGGCGACGGTGACACCGGATTACATGTTCCCCGCCACGGCCTGCCTTTTGCAGGACCGTCTGGGGGCGAGAAATGCCGGCGGTTTTGACCTGAGCGCCGGTTGCGCCGGTTTCGCCTCGGCGCTCTCCGTCGCGGACGCCTACATCCGTTCCGAAATCATGGAGAACGTCCTGGTTGTCGGGGTGGAGTTACTGACCCGAATCACGGACTGGACCGACCGCGACACCTGCGTGCTCTTCGGCGACGGCGCCGGAGCGGTTGTCGTCTCGCCGGTTGATGAGGGGGAGGGCATCCTGGCCCACTTCCTCAAGGCCGACGGTGGCAGCGGCATGCACCTCTGGCAACCCGGCGGCGGTTCCCGCAACCCCGCGACACACGAGACCGTGGACAAGCGGATGCACTACGTCCGCATGTCCGGTCAGGACGTGTTCAAGGGCGGCGTGCGCGCCATGGTCGAGGGCGCCCAGGAGGTGCTCAAGAAGGCCGGCTACACAGAGGAGGACGTGGATCTCCTCGTCCCCCATCAGGCCAACCTGCGGATCATCGAGGCGGTGCGCAAACGGCTCGACATCCCCCCCGAGCGCGCCTTCGTGAACATCCAGCGGCAGGCGAACACCTCGGCCGCCACCCTCCCCATCTGCTTCGAGGAGGCATACCGCACGGGCCGGCTCAAGAGGGGGGACCTGGTCTGTACCACCACCTTCGGGGCGGGTTTCGCCTGGGCCGCCAACCTCCTGCGCTGGTGCATCTGA